The proteins below are encoded in one region of Corynebacterium sphenisci DSM 44792:
- the nrdE gene encoding class 1b ribonucleoside-diphosphate reductase subunit alpha has translation MDYHALNALLNLYDDDGKIQFDKDREAARQYFLQHVNQNTVFFHNLKEKLDYLVENKYYDPVVLDKYEFADVKALFKQAYAHKFRFASFLGAYKYYTSYTLKTFDGKRYLERYEDRVCMVALTLADGDLALARHLVDEIISGRFQPATPTFLNSGKAQRGEPVSCFLLRIEDNMESIGRAINSSLQLSKRGGGVALLLSNLREQGAPIKHIENQSSGVIPVMKLLEDSFSYANQLGARQGAGAVYLHAHHPDIMRFLDTKRENADEKIRIKSLSLGVVIPDITFELAKRNDDMYLFSPYDVERIYGKPFADVNVSENYADMVEDPRIKKQKINARAFFQTIAEIQFESGYPYIMFEDTVNRANPIKGHITHSNLCSEILQVSTPSEYNEDLSYAHVGEDISCNLGSMNIAMAMDSPDFSATIETAIRGLTAVSDQTSIDSVPSIRKGNDKSHAIGLGQMNLHGYLGRERIHYGSEEGIDFTNIYFYCVLYEALKASNALAEERGVRFGGFEESKYATGEFFDKYIDREWKPATARVQELFDNSSVHVPTQDDWRELKARIQEHGLYNRNLQAVPPTGSISYINNSTSSIHPIASKIEIRKEGKIGRVYYPAPHMDNDNLEYFADAYEVGYEKIIDTYAAATQHVDQGLSLTLFFKDTATTRDINRAQIYAWRKGIKTIYYIRLRQVALEGTELSGCVSCML, from the coding sequence ATGGACTACCACGCGCTCAACGCGCTGCTGAACCTCTACGACGATGACGGCAAGATCCAGTTCGACAAGGACCGGGAGGCGGCGCGGCAGTACTTCCTGCAGCACGTCAACCAGAACACGGTCTTCTTCCACAACCTCAAGGAGAAGCTGGACTACCTGGTCGAGAACAAGTACTACGACCCGGTGGTGCTCGACAAGTACGAGTTCGCCGACGTCAAGGCCCTGTTCAAGCAGGCCTACGCGCACAAGTTCCGCTTCGCCAGCTTCCTCGGCGCGTACAAGTACTACACCTCGTACACGCTGAAGACCTTCGACGGGAAGCGCTACCTGGAGCGCTACGAGGACCGGGTGTGCATGGTCGCGCTCACCCTCGCCGACGGCGACCTGGCCCTGGCCCGGCACCTGGTCGACGAGATCATCTCCGGGCGCTTCCAGCCGGCCACGCCGACCTTCCTCAACTCCGGCAAGGCCCAGCGCGGGGAGCCGGTGAGCTGCTTCCTGCTGCGCATCGAGGACAACATGGAGTCCATCGGCCGGGCCATCAACTCCTCGCTGCAGCTGTCCAAGCGCGGCGGCGGGGTGGCGCTGCTGCTGTCCAACCTGCGCGAGCAGGGCGCGCCGATCAAGCACATCGAGAACCAGTCCTCCGGGGTGATCCCGGTGATGAAGCTGCTCGAGGACTCCTTCTCCTACGCCAACCAGCTCGGCGCCCGGCAGGGCGCCGGCGCGGTGTACCTGCACGCGCACCACCCGGACATCATGCGCTTCCTGGACACCAAGCGGGAGAACGCCGACGAGAAGATCCGGATCAAGAGCCTGTCGCTGGGCGTGGTCATCCCGGACATAACCTTCGAGCTGGCCAAGCGCAACGACGACATGTACCTGTTCAGCCCCTATGACGTGGAGCGGATCTACGGCAAGCCCTTCGCCGACGTCAACGTGTCCGAGAACTACGCGGACATGGTGGAGGACCCGCGGATCAAGAAGCAGAAGATCAACGCCCGGGCCTTCTTCCAGACCATCGCCGAGATCCAGTTCGAGTCCGGTTACCCGTACATCATGTTCGAGGACACCGTGAACCGGGCGAACCCCATCAAGGGCCACATCACCCACTCCAACCTGTGCTCGGAGATCCTGCAGGTCTCCACGCCCTCGGAGTACAACGAGGACCTGTCCTACGCCCACGTCGGCGAGGACATCTCCTGCAACCTGGGCTCGATGAACATCGCCATGGCCATGGACTCCCCGGACTTCTCCGCCACCATCGAGACCGCGATCCGGGGCCTGACCGCGGTGAGCGACCAGACCTCCATCGACTCGGTGCCCTCCATCCGCAAGGGCAACGACAAATCCCACGCGATCGGCCTGGGCCAGATGAACCTGCACGGCTACCTCGGCCGGGAGCGGATCCACTACGGCTCCGAGGAGGGCATCGACTTCACCAACATCTACTTCTACTGCGTGCTCTACGAGGCGCTGAAGGCCTCCAATGCGCTGGCCGAGGAGCGCGGGGTGCGCTTCGGCGGCTTCGAGGAGTCGAAGTACGCCACCGGCGAGTTCTTCGACAAGTACATCGACCGGGAGTGGAAGCCGGCCACCGCCCGGGTGCAGGAGCTCTTCGACAACTCCAGCGTGCACGTGCCCACCCAGGACGACTGGCGGGAGCTGAAGGCGCGGATCCAGGAGCACGGCCTGTACAACCGGAACCTGCAGGCGGTGCCGCCGACGGGCTCCATCTCGTACATCAACAACTCCACCTCGTCGATCCACCCGATCGCCTCCAAGATCGAGATCCGCAAGGAGGGCAAGATCGGCCGCGTCTACTACCCGGCGCCGCATATGGACAACGACAACCTGGAGTACTTCGCGGACGCCTACGAGGTGGGCTACGAGAAGATCATCGACACCTACGCCGCGGCCACCCAGCACGTGGACCAGGGCCTGTCGCTGACCCTGTTCTTCAAGGACACCGCCACCACCCGCGACATCAACCGGGCGCAGATCTACGCCTGGCGCAAGGGCATCAAGACCATCTACTACATCCGGCTGCGGCAGGTCGCGCTGGAGGGCACCGAGCTCTCCGGCTGCGTCAGCTGCATGCTCTAG
- the ctaD gene encoding cytochrome c oxidase subunit I, with protein MTAVAPRPGHDVTVAERPAPFGHSRKGNWAWDMLTTTDHKKLGVMYITMSFTFFFVGGLMALLIRAELFQPGLQFLSNEQFNQLFTMHGTVMLLLFGTPIVWGFSNYILPLQIGAPDVAFPRLNAFGFWLTTAGGVLMLSGFLTPGGAADFGWTMYSPLSDSIHSPGVGSDLWIVGVGVGGVGTIASAINMITTVLCLRAPGMTMFRMPIFTWNIMVTSIVVLLIFPILTAAALGILYDRKLGGHIYDPANGGAILWQHLFWFFGHPEVYVLLLPFVGIVTEVVPVFSRKPLFGYAGMVFATLSIAGLSMAVWAHHMFVTGAVLLPFFSFMTFLISVPTGVKFFNWLGTMWKAHLTFETPMIFALGFVVTFLFGGLTGIMLASPPLDFHISDTYFIVAHFHYTLFGTLVFASYSGLYFWFPKMTGRMLDEKLGKIHFWLTFVGFHATFLVQHWLGNEGMPRRYADYLETDGFTTLNMFSTVGSLVLGLSVLPFIWNVFKSVRYGEVVTVDDPWGYGNSLEWATTCPPPRHNFTSMPRIRSERPAFELHYPHMVERMRAEAHIGRQL; from the coding sequence ATGACTGCAGTAGCGCCACGTCCCGGTCACGACGTGACCGTGGCCGAGCGTCCTGCGCCTTTCGGGCACTCTCGCAAGGGCAACTGGGCATGGGACATGCTCACGACGACGGACCACAAGAAGCTCGGCGTGATGTACATCACCATGAGCTTCACGTTCTTCTTCGTGGGCGGCCTCATGGCCCTGCTGATCCGCGCGGAGCTGTTCCAGCCGGGACTCCAGTTCCTGTCCAATGAGCAGTTCAACCAGCTGTTCACGATGCACGGCACCGTGATGCTGCTGCTCTTCGGGACGCCCATCGTGTGGGGCTTCTCGAACTACATCCTGCCGCTGCAGATCGGCGCCCCGGACGTGGCCTTCCCGCGTCTGAACGCCTTCGGCTTCTGGCTCACCACCGCCGGCGGCGTGCTCATGCTGTCCGGCTTCCTCACCCCGGGCGGCGCCGCCGACTTCGGCTGGACCATGTACTCGCCGCTCTCGGACTCCATCCACTCCCCGGGCGTCGGCTCGGACCTGTGGATCGTCGGCGTCGGCGTCGGCGGCGTGGGCACCATCGCCTCCGCCATCAACATGATCACCACCGTGCTGTGCCTGCGCGCCCCGGGCATGACCATGTTCCGGATGCCCATCTTCACCTGGAACATCATGGTCACCTCGATCGTGGTGCTGCTGATCTTCCCGATCCTCACCGCCGCGGCGCTGGGCATCCTCTACGACCGCAAGCTGGGCGGGCACATCTACGACCCGGCCAACGGCGGCGCCATCCTGTGGCAGCACCTGTTCTGGTTCTTCGGCCACCCCGAGGTCTACGTGCTGCTGCTGCCCTTCGTGGGCATCGTCACCGAGGTCGTGCCGGTGTTCTCCCGCAAGCCGCTGTTCGGCTACGCGGGCATGGTCTTCGCGACCCTGTCCATCGCCGGCCTGTCCATGGCCGTCTGGGCGCACCACATGTTCGTCACCGGCGCGGTGCTGCTGCCCTTCTTCTCCTTCATGACCTTCCTCATCTCGGTGCCCACCGGCGTGAAGTTCTTCAACTGGCTGGGCACCATGTGGAAGGCGCACCTGACCTTCGAGACGCCGATGATCTTCGCCCTCGGCTTCGTGGTCACCTTCCTCTTCGGCGGCCTGACCGGCATCATGCTGGCCTCCCCGCCGCTGGACTTCCACATCTCGGACACCTACTTCATCGTCGCGCACTTCCACTACACCCTCTTCGGCACCCTGGTCTTCGCCTCCTACTCGGGCCTGTACTTCTGGTTCCCGAAGATGACCGGCCGGATGCTCGACGAGAAGCTGGGCAAGATCCACTTCTGGCTGACCTTCGTCGGCTTCCACGCCACCTTCCTGGTCCAGCACTGGCTGGGCAACGAGGGCATGCCGCGCCGCTACGCCGACTACCTGGAGACCGACGGGTTCACCACCCTGAACATGTTCTCCACCGTCGGCTCCCTGGTGCTGGGCCTGTCCGTGCTGCCCTTTATCTGGAACGTGTTCAAGTCGGTCCGCTACGGCGAGGTCGTCACCGTGGACGACCCGTGGGGCTACGGCAACTCCCTGGAGTGGGCCACCACCTGCCCGCCGCCGCGCCACAACTTCACCTCCATGCCGCGGATCCGCTCCGAGCGCCCCGCGTTCGAGCTGCACTATCCGCACATGGTTGAGCGCATGCGCGCCGAGGCGCATATCGGCCGTCAGCTCTAG
- the serB gene encoding phosphoserine phosphatase SerB, with the protein MRCVNTPDATAAPDAAGASAPARPADTVAVPEGHVTAVVTADGPDRPGVSAAFFRVLAAHQVQLLDVEQSVFRRRLSLGALIGVDPGRLGVLAEGLTETLRDRGMAVEVTTEGVDAIRQASTHAVVVLGNPLEASDISRIGQVLADYGANIDTIRGIADYPVTGLELKVTIANPRPGGGVPLRKALAELAGESAVDIAIEREGLARRSKRLICFDVDSTLITGEVIEMLAAHAGREAEVAAVTERAMRGELDFAESLHERVAALAGLPESVLDEVAESIRLTPGARTTIRTLKRLGYKAGAVSGGFIQILEPLAKDLGLDFYRANTLEVVDGRLTGRVVGDIIDREEKARSLRRFAEESGLGMHQTVAVGDGANDIDMLSVAGLGIAFNAKPALKEVADTSVNNPFLDEVLFFLGIAREEIDQADREDGTARRVPLG; encoded by the coding sequence ATCCGGTGCGTGAACACCCCCGACGCCACCGCCGCCCCCGACGCCGCCGGGGCGAGCGCGCCCGCCCGCCCCGCCGACACCGTCGCCGTGCCCGAGGGCCACGTCACCGCCGTGGTCACCGCCGACGGCCCCGACCGCCCCGGCGTCTCCGCCGCCTTCTTCCGGGTGCTCGCCGCGCACCAGGTGCAGCTGCTCGACGTGGAGCAGTCCGTGTTCCGCCGGCGGCTCTCCCTGGGCGCGCTCATCGGGGTGGACCCGGGGCGGCTGGGCGTCCTCGCCGAGGGCCTCACCGAGACCCTGCGCGACCGGGGCATGGCCGTGGAGGTCACCACCGAGGGCGTGGACGCCATCCGGCAGGCCTCCACCCACGCGGTGGTGGTGCTCGGCAACCCCCTGGAGGCCTCCGACATCTCCCGGATCGGCCAGGTGCTCGCCGACTACGGGGCGAACATCGACACCATCCGGGGCATCGCCGACTACCCGGTCACCGGCCTGGAGCTGAAGGTCACCATCGCCAACCCGCGCCCCGGCGGGGGCGTGCCGCTGCGCAAGGCCCTCGCCGAGCTGGCCGGGGAATCCGCGGTGGACATCGCCATCGAGCGCGAGGGCCTGGCCCGCCGCTCCAAGCGCCTGATCTGCTTCGACGTGGACTCCACGCTCATCACCGGGGAGGTCATCGAGATGCTCGCCGCGCACGCCGGCCGGGAGGCCGAGGTCGCCGCGGTCACCGAGCGGGCCATGCGCGGCGAACTCGACTTCGCCGAATCCCTGCACGAGCGGGTCGCCGCCCTGGCCGGACTGCCCGAGTCGGTGCTCGACGAGGTCGCCGAGTCCATCCGGCTCACCCCCGGGGCGCGCACCACCATCCGCACCCTCAAGCGCCTGGGCTACAAGGCCGGGGCGGTCTCCGGCGGGTTCATCCAGATCCTGGAGCCCCTGGCGAAGGACCTCGGCCTGGACTTCTACCGGGCGAACACCCTGGAGGTGGTCGACGGCCGGCTCACCGGGCGGGTCGTCGGCGACATCATCGACCGGGAGGAGAAGGCGCGCAGCCTGCGCCGCTTCGCCGAGGAGTCCGGGCTCGGCATGCACCAGACGGTGGCCGTCGGCGACGGCGCCAACGACATCGACATGCTCTCCGTGGCCGGCCTGGGCATCGCCTTCAACGCGAAACCGGCGCTGAAGGAGGTGGCGGACACCTCGGTGAACAACCCCTTCCTGGACGAGGTGCTCTTCTTCCTGGGCATCGCCCGGGAGGAGATCGACCAGGCCGACCGGGAGGACGGCACCGCGCGGCGGGTGCCGCTGGGCTGA
- the nrdF gene encoding class 1b ribonucleoside-diphosphate reductase subunit beta, producing MNPEAKACPVAAIDWNTIPDEKDLEVWDRLTGNFWLPEKVPLSNDIKSWNTLNELEQRTTMRVFTGLTMLDTIQGTVGAVNLLPDAITPHEEAVYTNIAFMESVHAKSYSSIFQTLASTPEINDAFRWGEENEHLQNKAQIILGYYEGGDPLKKKVASVILESFLFYSGFYLPMYWSSHAKLTNTADIIRLIIRDEAVHGYYIGYKYQKNLELKPAAEREELKDWTYDLLLELYDNEIQYTEDLYDELGWTEDVKRFLRYNANKALNNLGYEGVFPQDECRVSPAILSALSPNADENHDFFSGAGSSYVMGKAESTEDEDWDF from the coding sequence ATGAACCCGGAGGCCAAGGCCTGCCCGGTGGCCGCCATCGACTGGAACACCATCCCCGACGAGAAGGACCTGGAGGTCTGGGACCGGCTCACCGGCAACTTCTGGCTGCCGGAGAAGGTGCCGCTGTCCAACGACATCAAGAGCTGGAACACCCTCAACGAGCTGGAGCAGCGCACCACCATGCGCGTGTTCACCGGCCTGACCATGCTGGACACCATCCAGGGCACGGTCGGCGCGGTGAACCTGCTGCCGGACGCGATCACCCCGCATGAGGAGGCGGTGTACACCAACATCGCCTTCATGGAGTCGGTGCACGCGAAGAGCTACTCCTCGATCTTCCAGACCCTGGCCTCGACCCCGGAGATCAACGACGCCTTCCGCTGGGGCGAGGAGAACGAGCACCTGCAGAACAAGGCGCAGATCATCCTCGGCTACTACGAGGGCGGGGATCCGCTGAAGAAGAAGGTGGCCTCCGTCATCCTGGAGTCCTTCCTCTTCTACTCCGGTTTCTACCTGCCGATGTACTGGTCCAGCCACGCCAAGCTGACCAACACCGCCGACATCATCCGGCTGATCATCCGGGACGAGGCGGTGCACGGCTACTACATCGGCTACAAGTACCAGAAGAACCTGGAGCTCAAGCCGGCCGCGGAGCGCGAGGAGCTCAAGGACTGGACCTACGACCTGCTGCTGGAGCTCTACGACAACGAGATCCAGTACACCGAGGACCTCTACGACGAGCTGGGCTGGACCGAGGACGTCAAGCGCTTCCTGCGCTACAACGCGAACAAGGCCCTGAACAACCTCGGCTACGAGGGGGTCTTCCCGCAGGACGAGTGCCGGGTCTCCCCGGCGATCCTCTCCGCGCTGAGCCCCAACGCCGACGAGAACCACGACTTCTTCTCCGGGGCGGGCTCCTCCTACGTCATGGGCAAGGCGGAGTCCACCGAGGACGAGGACTGGGACTTCTAG
- a CDS encoding AMP-binding protein, which produces MPISAQIMNHPMPECSVFDLIFGEIDERHRDKVAIADSGAEVTFAELKADVEAFAGALAARGVRPGDVVALHCPNSTTFAVAFHGVLRAGAICTTVASMATTEDVEKQLRVAGATTMLTTSAIGWAGTIGAENAGLPAERIIGLTGVHGMGEILAEGHPAPEVDIDPDAVAVIPFSSGTTGVPKGVQLTHRNLTSNIVQASMAAGDALTEETPTVTVLPFFHIYGLTALLNMCLYKRATQYTMGQFDFGSFLGIIADYKVRFAFVAPPIAVALAKHPAVDQFDLSSLEVVLSGAAPLQNDLAKAVEERVGCTMAQGFGMTESSPVTHLRIGHDAPLDSIGRAVANTEYKIVDVADEALPEIGVPDSGHSAPGELWIRGPQVMAGYLNNEEANRATLPGDGWLRTGDMAELDAEGNVYIVDRFKELIKYKGYQVPPAELEDVLLRHPAVADAGCVGVIREHDGEEIPKAYVALKEGHEPSDRLAEEIMDFVEDRVAPYKKVRAVGFLEEIPKSATGKILRRELKNL; this is translated from the coding sequence ATGCCGATCAGCGCCCAGATCATGAACCACCCGATGCCGGAGTGCAGCGTCTTCGACCTGATCTTCGGCGAAATCGACGAGCGGCACCGGGACAAGGTGGCCATCGCCGACTCCGGCGCCGAGGTCACCTTCGCCGAGCTGAAGGCCGATGTGGAGGCCTTCGCCGGGGCGCTCGCCGCCCGCGGGGTGCGCCCGGGCGACGTGGTCGCCCTGCACTGCCCGAACTCCACCACCTTCGCCGTGGCCTTCCACGGGGTGCTCCGCGCCGGCGCGATCTGCACCACGGTGGCCTCCATGGCCACCACCGAGGACGTGGAGAAGCAGCTGCGCGTCGCCGGGGCCACCACCATGCTCACCACCTCCGCGATCGGCTGGGCGGGCACCATCGGCGCGGAGAACGCCGGCCTGCCCGCCGAGCGGATCATCGGCCTGACCGGCGTGCACGGCATGGGCGAGATCCTCGCCGAGGGCCACCCCGCCCCCGAGGTGGACATCGACCCCGACGCGGTGGCGGTGATCCCCTTCTCCTCCGGCACCACCGGGGTGCCCAAGGGCGTGCAGCTCACCCACCGCAACCTGACCAGCAACATCGTGCAGGCCTCGATGGCCGCCGGGGACGCCCTCACCGAGGAGACCCCCACGGTGACCGTGCTGCCCTTCTTCCACATCTACGGGCTCACCGCGCTGCTCAACATGTGCCTGTACAAGCGGGCCACCCAGTACACCATGGGCCAGTTCGACTTCGGCTCCTTCCTCGGCATCATCGCCGACTACAAGGTGCGCTTCGCCTTCGTCGCCCCGCCGATCGCGGTGGCCCTGGCCAAGCACCCGGCGGTGGACCAGTTCGACCTGTCCAGCCTGGAGGTGGTGCTCTCCGGGGCGGCGCCGCTGCAGAACGACCTGGCCAAGGCCGTGGAGGAGCGGGTCGGCTGCACCATGGCGCAGGGCTTCGGGATGACCGAGTCCTCCCCGGTGACCCATCTGCGGATCGGCCATGACGCGCCCCTGGACTCCATCGGCCGGGCGGTGGCGAACACCGAGTACAAGATCGTCGACGTCGCCGATGAGGCGCTGCCCGAGATCGGGGTGCCCGACTCCGGCCACTCCGCCCCGGGCGAGCTGTGGATCCGCGGGCCCCAGGTGATGGCCGGCTACCTCAACAACGAGGAGGCCAACCGGGCCACCCTGCCCGGCGACGGCTGGCTGCGCACCGGGGACATGGCCGAGCTCGACGCCGAGGGCAACGTCTACATCGTGGACCGCTTCAAGGAGCTCATCAAGTACAAGGGCTACCAGGTGCCGCCGGCGGAGCTGGAGGACGTGCTGCTGCGGCATCCGGCGGTGGCCGACGCCGGCTGCGTCGGGGTCATCCGGGAGCATGACGGGGAGGAGATCCCCAAGGCCTACGTGGCGCTGAAGGAGGGCCACGAGCCCTCGGATCGGCTCGCCGAGGAGATCATGGACTTCGTCGAGGACCGGGTCGCCCCCTACAAGAAGGTCCGCGCGGTGGGCTTCCTGGAGGAGATCCCCAAGTCCGCCACCGGCAAGATCCTGCGCCGGGAGCTGAAGAACCTCTAG